Proteins encoded in a region of the Atopobium sp. oral taxon 416 genome:
- the infB gene encoding translation initiation factor IF-2, with protein sequence MAKTRVHDLAKEFGMTSKEMLAYLKKEKIPAKSASSTLQDVYVNLVRKKLKPVAEAHAKEIAAEKKEEKQVEAAKEAEEKKRAEAERIAAEKRRAHERAIEKKRKEQAAKKKAEEERVAEEKAKAEEAKKKAEDNAPKSIPSFTSLLDQIAQQEKVLEKKQEEKKAKESQEHERSNGRHRSTRSERSERNDRGNNRGGRNNEERNDHSHSRGRQGFSMDEIRRQANATPYSNDERPGSRGESRRRSKRNKRRNNDESEDRYARMARAAEEYNREHVLEEAREAVEEATRESTGRRKRRKERRVKQKKEAEKEKKIEEARKNDQDLSQIDTIKVPSGATVAQLADLLKVPANDIIKRLFLLGTPLTMTQSMTDDQIELIADDLGRDVKVMTKEEENSFTFYDDPKDLKPRPPVVTVMGHVDHGKTSLLDAIRHTGVAEEEAGGITQAIGASQVKIHGRTITFIDTPGHATFTAMRARGAKVTDIVILIVAADDGVMPQTIESIHHAQAAKVPIIVAVNKIDKPGADPQRVRQQLTEYGLVPEEWGGDTMFCDISAKKRIGIDNLLESILLEADVLELKANPDTFASGYVLEAKLDKGRGSVATLLINRGTLHVGDYMVAGLAYGRVRAMLDQHGNPVKAAMPSDPVEVLGLQQVPDAGDEFRIFDDERDARGLAEQRQLKARIEEQNKAKHVTLENLFDTMEESEVKELNLIVKADVQGSIEALVDGLSKLDQSEVRINVIHSAVGAINETDVLLADASNAIIIGFGVRPDAKARQAAEKAGVEIRTYKVIYQALEDIDKARIGMLKPTEKEIQTATIEVRQTYKVPKVGVAAGCMVQEGEVAATDQVRLVRDGIVVYDGTIASLRRYKDEVKSVKAGFECGISLQDFQDIHIGDTLESYKIVEVKCSK encoded by the coding sequence ATGGCAAAAACCCGTGTGCACGATTTAGCAAAAGAGTTCGGTATGACCAGCAAGGAGATGCTGGCTTACCTGAAGAAGGAGAAGATTCCCGCCAAGTCTGCTTCCTCCACACTCCAAGATGTCTACGTGAACCTTGTCCGCAAGAAGCTGAAGCCGGTCGCTGAGGCCCATGCGAAGGAGATTGCGGCGGAAAAGAAGGAGGAGAAGCAGGTAGAAGCTGCCAAAGAGGCAGAGGAAAAGAAGAGGGCTGAGGCTGAGCGCATCGCTGCCGAGAAGCGCCGTGCCCACGAGCGCGCGATCGAGAAGAAGCGCAAGGAGCAGGCCGCCAAGAAGAAGGCCGAGGAAGAGCGCGTCGCCGAGGAGAAGGCAAAAGCCGAAGAGGCCAAGAAGAAGGCCGAGGATAATGCTCCGAAGTCTATCCCGTCCTTCACGAGCCTGCTTGACCAGATCGCCCAGCAGGAAAAGGTCCTGGAGAAGAAGCAGGAGGAGAAGAAGGCCAAGGAGTCCCAGGAGCACGAGCGTTCGAACGGTAGGCACCGTTCGACCCGCTCTGAGCGCTCAGAGCGCAATGACCGCGGCAACAACCGCGGCGGGCGCAACAACGAGGAGCGCAATGATCACTCCCACTCAAGAGGTCGTCAGGGCTTCTCGATGGACGAGATCCGCCGCCAGGCCAACGCGACGCCCTACAGCAACGACGAGCGTCCGGGCAGCCGTGGCGAGAGCAGACGTCGCTCCAAGCGCAATAAGCGCCGCAACAACGACGAGAGTGAAGATCGCTACGCACGTATGGCACGCGCTGCGGAGGAGTACAACCGCGAGCACGTCCTCGAGGAGGCCCGTGAGGCCGTGGAGGAAGCTACGCGTGAGTCCACCGGTCGCCGTAAGCGCCGTAAGGAGCGCCGCGTCAAGCAGAAGAAGGAGGCTGAGAAGGAGAAGAAGATCGAAGAGGCCAGGAAGAACGACCAGGACCTCTCTCAGATCGACACGATCAAGGTACCTTCCGGTGCGACCGTCGCTCAGCTTGCCGACCTCCTGAAGGTCCCCGCCAACGATATTATCAAGCGCCTGTTCCTGTTGGGGACGCCGCTGACGATGACGCAAAGTATGACGGACGATCAGATCGAACTGATCGCCGACGACTTGGGCCGCGATGTGAAGGTCATGACGAAAGAGGAGGAGAACTCCTTCACCTTCTACGACGATCCGAAGGATCTGAAACCCAGACCGCCCGTGGTCACCGTGATGGGCCACGTCGACCACGGCAAGACCTCGCTTTTGGATGCGATCCGCCACACCGGCGTCGCTGAGGAGGAGGCTGGCGGCATCACACAGGCGATCGGGGCTTCACAGGTCAAGATTCACGGCCGTACTATCACCTTCATCGATACCCCGGGCCACGCAACCTTTACCGCAATGCGTGCCCGTGGCGCGAAGGTCACCGATATCGTTATTCTGATCGTCGCTGCCGACGACGGCGTGATGCCCCAGACCATTGAGTCCATCCACCACGCACAGGCCGCCAAGGTGCCGATCATCGTCGCAGTCAACAAGATCGATAAGCCGGGCGCAGACCCGCAGCGGGTCCGCCAGCAGCTCACCGAGTATGGTCTCGTACCAGAAGAGTGGGGCGGCGATACGATGTTCTGCGACATCTCTGCAAAGAAGCGCATCGGTATCGACAACCTGCTCGAGTCCATCCTGCTTGAGGCGGATGTCCTCGAGCTCAAAGCCAACCCAGATACCTTCGCCTCCGGCTATGTGCTCGAGGCAAAGCTCGATAAGGGCCGTGGCTCCGTCGCAACCCTCTTGATCAACCGCGGCACCCTGCATGTGGGTGACTACATGGTCGCAGGCTTGGCCTACGGCCGCGTCCGCGCGATGCTCGACCAACACGGCAACCCGGTCAAGGCTGCGATGCCTTCTGACCCAGTTGAGGTATTGGGCCTGCAGCAGGTACCGGACGCCGGTGACGAGTTCCGCATCTTCGACGATGAGCGCGATGCACGCGGCTTGGCTGAGCAACGTCAGCTCAAGGCTCGCATCGAAGAGCAGAACAAGGCAAAGCACGTCACCCTTGAGAACCTCTTCGACACGATGGAGGAGTCCGAGGTGAAAGAACTCAACCTGATCGTGAAGGCTGACGTCCAGGGCTCCATCGAGGCGCTGGTTGACGGCCTCTCTAAGCTCGATCAGTCTGAGGTGCGCATCAACGTGATCCACTCCGCGGTCGGCGCGATCAACGAGACCGATGTGTTGCTGGCTGACGCCTCCAACGCGATCATCATCGGCTTCGGTGTCCGCCCGGATGCGAAGGCGCGCCAGGCAGCTGAGAAGGCCGGCGTCGAGATCCGTACCTACAAGGTCATCTATCAGGCTCTCGAGGATATCGACAAGGCCCGTATCGGTATGCTGAAACCGACCGAGAAGGAAATCCAGACTGCAACGATCGAAGTCCGTCAGACCTATAAGGTTCCGAAGGTCGGTGTCGCTGCAGGCTGCATGGTACAGGAAGGTGAGGTTGCCGCCACTGACCAAGTTCGTTTAGTGAGAGATGGCATCGTGGTGTATGATGGCACGATCGCATCCCTTCGTCGGTATAAGGATGAGGTCAAGAGCGTCAAGGCCGGCTTCGAATGCGGTATCTCGCTCCAGGACTTCCAGGACATCCATATCGGCGATACACTCGAGAGTTACAAGATCGTGGAAGTCAAATGCAGCAAGTAG
- the rbfA gene encoding 30S ribosome-binding factor RbfA, with translation MKQNRNSRRINEQAREKLANILLLDIVDPDLALVTVTGAEVATDKSFMRVYVSCAADRYERVMAALNRAKGRIRTLFSHSVNWRRTPEIEFVIDTSADQAEEIARALKNIPPTLSVEKDEDGYPIEESSSSDDE, from the coding sequence ATGAAGCAGAACAGAAATTCTCGCCGTATCAACGAGCAGGCGCGCGAGAAGTTGGCAAATATTCTGTTGCTTGATATCGTCGACCCTGACCTCGCGCTCGTCACGGTGACGGGCGCTGAGGTCGCGACCGACAAGTCCTTCATGCGCGTGTATGTAAGTTGCGCCGCTGACCGCTATGAGAGGGTTATGGCAGCGCTTAACCGCGCAAAGGGAAGAATCCGTACGCTCTTCAGTCACTCCGTCAACTGGAGACGGACCCCAGAGATCGAATTCGTGATCGATACCTCAGCAGATCAAGCGGAAGAAATTGCTCGTGCCCTCAAGAACATACCCCCGACCCTGAGCGTTGAGAAGGATGAGGATGGGTACCCCATTGAGGAGAGCTCGTCTTCTGACGATGAATAG